A single window of Leptolyngbya ohadii IS1 DNA harbors:
- a CDS encoding RNA-binding S4 domain-containing protein, producing MTDEMTDETIKLDQFLKLIGMVETGGEAKYLIQSGEVQVNEAVETRRGRKLSAGDRVTLRGRTFLVKLARQDRE from the coding sequence ATGACCGACGAAATGACCGACGAAACCATCAAACTCGACCAGTTCCTCAAACTCATTGGCATGGTTGAAACGGGCGGCGAAGCAAAATACCTGATCCAGAGCGGTGAAGTGCAGGTCAATGAAGCGGTAGAAACCCGCAGGGGACGCAAGCTTAGCGCAGGCGATCGGGTGACATTGCGGGGCAGAACCTTCCTCGTCAAACTTGCCCGCCAGGATAGAGAATAA